TCCCACACTTGGCCTTCCGCCATTTCACCGTCTCCTAAAACGACATAAACCCGAAAATCTTTCTTGTCCACTTTTCCGGCAAGAGCCATTCCATTGGCTGCGGAAAGGCCTTGGCCCAAAGAGCCTGTGGACATATCCACACCGGGTACTTTCCGCATATCCGGGTGCCCCTGCAGGATGCGGCCGGTTTGCCGCAGTCCCAGGATTTCCTCTTTGGGGAAGTAGCCCTTTTCAGCAAGAGCTGCATAAAGGACCGGTGCCGCATGTCCCTTCGCCAATACAAAGCGATCCCGATCCGCCCAATGGGGCTCCTCCGGATTAACTCTCATTTCATGAAAATACAGGGCGGCCAATATATCCGCTGCCGATAAGCTGCCCCCAGGATGACCTGATTTAGCCGGCACAAGCATGGTAATAATATCCTGACGTATTTGATTGGCCATCCGTTTCAGTTCAAGAACCCTCACCATAATCCCTCCATTTATGTGGTTGACAAAACGTCTCATTTTGAAGATTTAAGGCTTGGCCATGAGCCAAGCCTCTCTTTACACTTCTTGCTGCATGACACTTCTTGCTTCACGCTGATCCTTTTATCTTGCTTACTGCTTTTATTCTTAATTTACTGAACAGCTTTGGTCTTTTGCAGATAAGCGGCGATAAACTGGTCCATCTCTCCGTCCATGACAGCTCCGGTATTCGCTGTTTCCTCATTGGTCCGGTGATCCTTAACCATATTATAAGGATGGAACACATAGGAACGAATCTGGCTTCCCCACGCGATATCCTGTTGTTCGCCGCGAATCTCCGAAATTTCATCTTCCTGCTGTTTGCGCTTCAGCTCCAGGAGCTTGGCTTGCAGGATGCGCAAGCAGTAGGCCCTGTTCTGAATCTGAGAACGCTCACTTTGGGACTGAACCACAATCCCCGTGGGTAAGTGAGTGATCCGGACCGCAGAACTGGTCTTATTGACATGCTGTCCCCCCGCACCGCTGGCACGGTAGGTATCCACCTTGAGATCTTCGGGCGGAATCTGAATTTCAGCATTATCCTCCATCACCTCAGGTATGACATCTACAGAGGCAAAAGAGGTATGACGGCGTCCCGAAGCGTCAAAGGGAGATATCCGCACTAAACGGTGAACTCCTTTCTCCGCTTTC
This genomic stretch from Desulfitobacterium chlororespirans DSM 11544 harbors:
- a CDS encoding transketolase, whose protein sequence is MVRVLELKRMANQIRQDIITMLVPAKSGHPGGSLSAADILAALYFHEMRVNPEEPHWADRDRFVLAKGHAAPVLYAALAEKGYFPKEEILGLRQTGRILQGHPDMRKVPGVDMSTGSLGQGLSAANGMALAGKVDKKDFRVYVVLGDGEMAEGQVWEAAMAAAHYKLDNVTAVLDYNGLQIDGTTDNVMASDPLDDKWRAFGWHVIEVDGHNMEELLAAFAEAKTIKGKPTILIARTVKGKGVSFMENQVGWHGNAPNAEQAEQALKELREEAARLG